GTGAGTGACCTCAGAATAGCTGAGTTGGGGTGGTGCTGGACATCGTGACTGTGATGAATCATCCACTTCCCTGTCTCCTCCATCTCCTCCAAAAGATAAGCAGGAAGTCCTGATGACAAGAAATCATACAAATATTCTAAGAGGCTGTTCTCTCTGCATCTCATCAGGTCAGAGAAAAAGCCATCCTTACCACTGCAGGGACTGGCTCTTCCAGTATCATGAACCAAAGGTGTATATGGGGGATAAATGGCAACTCTCTTGAAATTCGTTTGGGGTTGACACCTGGGTCAGGTGCTTTATTAGAGTCATTAAAACCATGTGGCTGGGGGCCAAATCTATTCTTTGAGCATGAGGTTTGAAGCTTCCTCATTGCCAAACCTGTTTAGGCAGGTACACTAGCTCCATAGGTATCCACTTATTTGGGACATGTAGGTGGAAAGGCATGAACCTGATTCATTTCCTGATCCAGGATGGCTCCCCAGCCGGCCCTCAAACAGAAGCAACGTAGCTCAGGCCAGCTCTTAAGGAGTTAAAAGGCAAGTGATCTGAGGCCAGTGGCAGGTAGGGGCAGCCTAAACAGGGGCTAAGCTGGAGCTGCAGAAGCACGAGAACTCAGTGAGGAGGTAAGACCTGTGGAGGGACATCGgtgaggagagaggacagagaagggacagGCCCTGATGAGAGTGAGGGATGAGATAGATGAAGGAAGAAGGgataaggacacacacacaggacagagGAGAGTGATGCCAGGATGGAGGCACAGAGTGGGGACACGGGGACCAGGGGGTGTCATGGAGTAGATGAGACACAGAGCCAATGGATAAAGGCACAAAGAGGATGGGGCTTGAGGGAGAGGAGATAGAACAAAGAGTAGGAGGACAGAATGAGGGAAGACAGGATGCAAGGTGAGGGGGATGGGGTCACAGTGGGTGAGAAGGGCACCCAGAACAGGGAAGAAGGGATGAGACCCCTGGGtgagggaagaaggaggcagtAGGGGAGGGTAACCGTGATGAGATAGAAGGAGCGCATACAGGAAGACTAATTTCTCACCTCTTGTTCTCTATCCCCAGCAAACCCAGCCCTCCATCCTGACTGTTCCCCTGAGAGAGATGGCAGCAGCCAGAGCAGGGTTCAGccctctgctcctgctcctgctgctggGGCTGTGGCTAGCTGAGGTCCCAGTCAGTGCCAAGCCCAGCAACATGACCGCAGCTCAGTGGTTTGCAACTCAGCACGTGCAGCCCAAACCCCAGCGATGCGACACTGCAATGAACAACATCAACAAATACACGAAACGCTGCAAAGACTTCAACACCTTCCTGCATGAATCCTTCTCCAGTGTGGCCACCACCTGTCAGACCCCCACCATAGCCTGCAAGAATGGCCGTAAAAACTGCCACCAGAGCCAAAGGCCTGTGTCTCTGAGCACATGTAAGCTCACCTCGGGAAAGTATCCAAACTGCAAGTACAAAAAGAAGCAACTGGTCGCTTCTTACACTGTAGCCTGTGACGCTCCCCAGGCAGGAGGCTCTGGGAAATTCAAGCTGGTCCCTGTGCACTTGGACTAGGTCCTTTAGGTCTGCAGCCTTCCTCCCTCTTGGGCTGTACCTTAATTCCCTCTCCAGGCCTCtgtgcaagtctttttttttttaatgtttatttatttttgagagagagagacactgagggggaggggcagagagagagggggacagaggatccaaagtgggctctgcattgacagaggcgagcccaatgcagagctcaaactcacaaaccttgaaatcatgacttgagccaaagtcagatgctcaactgactgagccacccaggcgcccctctgtgccACTCTTCATATGTCCAGAAGGTTCTTTTCCTCTCATCTCTTAGGGCCCTTCCTAGCTTTTCTGAGAGGCTGAGGGTGAGCTGAGGTAGACAGGTTGGAGGGCTAAGCTCCAGAAGAGATGgtctttcatctttttgttgctgttttcccGGAAGCTTACCCTCAAGAGAGGGGTTGAGCAAGCTAAGAGTATGGGTTCCCTGGCCTGTGCCTTGTACAtctctcccctgtcccctcttTTCATGGCAGCATGACAAGAGGGGGAAATAAATGGACAAGGAGGGTATGGGATTTATGGACAGAGCTGCTCCGGTTCCTAAACTAGGAATCTTCCCCAGATAACGTGGTAGTGACATGGCCTGTGTGTGGAGAGGcagctgggaagaaagaaaacaaagtaccACTTCATATTTATGTAGCATTTTAGGCTTTCATAGTGGAGCCACATGAGTTCCTTGTGAGATAGACTTGAGAGGGATTATGTGCCTTCTTTAGGGCAGGAAATTGAGATTTGAGAAAGTGTAATTCATTAAAAAGCTTGTCAAACTGGTCAGTGGCAGAACCTGGACTTGCACTTAGGACTCCTTATTCTAAATACGGTGTACTTTGTACTTGACCATTGTGCAAAAAAGGAGAGACCTCTACAGGGACTAGAGAACTAGGTAAGAGTTCACCCATATCCCCTGAGAGCTCTCCGAAGAGCCAGTTGTCCTGTGCTGGCTGCAATAAAGGTCACTACGTCTCTAGCCAAGAGCTGTTTATGAGGTTCTCCAGGGATCTtaatccattctctctctgcctctctaacCGGGCTCCCCCTTCTCCAGCCCACTGTTCTTCCgacccagcccccccaccccccccaccccgggcctggCTGTGGCTAGATCCCTTTGGCCTGAAGGCATAGGGTCAGGGGAGTGTCCCAGCTTCATTCCCCTGCTCCAGGATCACATTTCCCTTGACCTCAAGGGACTTCCgtggcccagagcctgctggtCACAAACAGGCTGGTGGGAGCTGCCAGAGCTTCCTTCCTCTGATAATGATCTCTCCTGCCTCAGTGCTTCTCTGGCTCTCCAATCTGGCGGTCTGCCCAGGCCGGAGAGCTTGAGATGTGGAAATGccacctccctgtccccccaGGTGTAGACACCACTTCTCCCTCTCTAGTGAGCAGAACTGGAGAAGCTGTGGCTTTACACTGGCTTTGTTCTGatagtgccccccaccccccgccaccacaTTGCCTGCAGCCCTCACCATCACCAGCACATTCTCTATTTCAGTCCTAAACTGACTATGCCCATGCCCACCCTACTTCACTGTCCAATTACCTTGTTAGACTTTCCCTTCCCAGCTGGGGAGTCTGTTCCCTACCTGTCCCTTCCCGACACCACCCATGCTCCTGTACTCCTTACCAGAGTCAGAGTCAGTTTTGGAGACGGATAAAATTGGGTGTAAATCTTGGTTGGCTCAGTGTTCCTGGCCAAGTGACCTCGAGCAAACTACTGAACCTCTCTGCAGCTGTGCTTCCATACAGCAAAATGGGAGTGATAGCACCTACCCAATAGGATTGCAGGAAAATTTAGAAATGATATTTATGATGCCTTAAGCAGCCCTCAGCCCTGGTAGGCAATTAATAATGACCACTAGTAGTAACAAATAGTTGTCCAGTCAAATCCACGGTGGCAAACATGCTGACGAAGGCAAATGCCCCACTCAACTTTCCTTGAAGGTCTTCTTCTGCTAGAGTGATGTTCATGAGTAGCTAGCACAGTCCTGCTGGGTGGGCTGGTGTTTGGAGAGGAGGCGGAGGGAAAGTAGGGAGGGTATGGTCAAAAGAAAGAGCGGAACGTTGAACAATTCAAGCAGAACGTGGGGCACTACGTTGCTGAGTCTTGGAAGTAGAGGTGCACTAAATACACATTGTGGCCAGATTCCAAATTACAAAGTGTAAATCTATATATCCTATGGTCATTATACTCTGcgtttatcactttatttttttaatgttatttgtttttgagagagagcacacgcacaagcgggggaggagcagagagagagggacagaggatccaaagcgggttctgtgctgacagaggcgAACCAGATGAGGGACTGGAACTCACCATGAgccaaaccctgagatcatgacctgagccgaagtcagatgctcagcaaactgagccactcaggcaccccatttacCACTTTAAATAGATGGTTTCAATGAGGTGCATAGAAAGCAAGATACTTGGGGGTATtgactttttccctttttttttcacaactctttatatattcatataaatataaattgtataagttgatatataccatatataaatataaattatatatattgatGTTTTTTCTTATGGATATTACGGTTTTGAAGACCTCCTCCTCACAAAATTTTGAAGTGGCTATAATGATGCTTTTAGTGCAtcctctcaaaatgaaaagaatttccagataaaactttttcttaaaagattcaTGACCTAAATAGTACTAAGTAACTAAAAATCAAGCATAATTCAAAAGTAATCTGTGGTGATGGAGTTCAAAATAGTGGTATATTGGGGAGTACTAACTGGCAAGGGGTAAGAGGTAAGCTGGAAATGTTCTTTCTTGGTCTGGATGTTTACTTTGTGAAAACCCATTGAGTTGTACACTGAAGATTTGTATAGTTAACggtatgtaaattacacctcaataaaaaatccTTCTGAATGTATAGTTCTTAacaattattttacttaacatgaTAAATGCTAATACACCAATCAATTCTATAAAGATTATGATATAATGGAATCATAGATGGAATTATGATCTAGTTGAATTTCTGTTGCTCTGCTTTATACTATTTTTTGAATTGAATAGTACTTATACTATTTATTAAATTGTTATAAATACTTTGGCTCAAAAAGTGTATGAGGTTCTTCTTAAAGTTGTCTGGCTAATACACTATCTCTTCTCATATATTAACTGTCAActgattttcctattttatgtgaaaattcttcattgttttatatataatataatctttTACAATCATTAATTATTcagcatttttcttaaaataataagtgtGCGTTTATACTTCTACTGACTGACAGAATTTTGACACTTAAAAATTCATAAGGAAAATTTCACTCTAAGTTACATCTAGAATGCCCACTAATATTTGAAAGTGATTCAGATATTAACGATGAATCCAAATGACTTGTTTGTTCTCATCACTGATGATTTAACTGATTAGGTTTGACAGTCCCCCATTCCTTCACATGACTTTGATCACAGCCAAGTTGAGAGATGCCAAGAATAATGTTGAAATAAGCATTTGACTATTCAACTTTCCAAAGGTCAAAGGTGAGGTCCAAAGTGAATAACAGGTTTGGGCCAATTACTAAGGCCGGCTGAAGCCTGAGGCAGTCCTACCTGATGGCTGAAGGATGGGAAAAGGAGGCTGATTAGTTATTAAACATTGCTGTTTCTGGGAGtgggggcttggggaggggaggagagtatGTAGGGGAACATTGTCCAGCCTTGTGTAGGTGGCTTTAAAGGAAATTGTTTCAGGgttcctgcatggctcagtcagttaagcatctggctcttgattttggctcaggtcaggatctcacagtttgtgggtttgagccctgtgctgtcagagcagagcctgcttaggattctctctccctctctctctctgtccctcccctgctcatgcttgctctctctctctctctctctctctctctctctctctcaaaataaataagaaagaaaaagagaaagaaaattgtttcAACCCGGACCTAATATGGAGCAGACATGGAATCCAGAAAAGAAAGTAAcccaaagggcacctgggtggctcagttggttgagtgtatgactcttgatttcgtctcaggtcatgatcccagggtcatgggatcaagccctacatcaggctccatgctgaacatggagcctactgaagattctctctctccctctgcccgtctcccctacttgctctctctctttctcaaaaagaaaagaaagtaacccCAGAACTGGTTCTAGAGCTCACTCACTTTCCTACAAGTAAAAACTGAGGTATATTAGGTAGGAAACTTTTCTACATCACCCTGGTTTCCCAGAGTCTCCATACACTGAAGTAAATGACCCATAGACATTACAAAGAGGGCCAGCTGAGTCAATGTGAAAAGAAGGGTCCTGATCTCAAGGGCAGAATGTAGGAAGAGGAAATGCCCTTGAGATGAGGCCCTTCTCCACACATTGATTCATAGTGTCAATGGCTTTCTTCATAGGATCTATGGCTCTAAGAGAATAACTCTAGTGCTAAGGCAAGAAATACACCAATGACAATAACATCCAGGGATGTTCCTTTGAGAGAGCCTTGGCCCATTCTTATGCTCTTGCAGCTTCCAAAAGGACTTTGAAGACTTTAGATCCTCAGTCTTTTAAAGGTCTCCTCCTACCCCCATCCCACCATGGAAGTTAGAAAGAAGAGCAGATATAGCTCTTGCCTGGATGCTTACCTGTGCAAGACTCCAAAGCCAGTAAGCCTAGGAGCATCCATGAAGCCACAGGAGCATGAGAACACATCACTAACAGGGCCTTGTAGGAAGCCCTTGGTTCACAAGAGGAGAGGTGAGGAAAGATGTCTACCCCTAAAGGAAATACACACTGTGATGGAAAATCCTCCTGACTTAGGGAGATGGGAATTTCCTATCTATATAAAGCTAACCTACTTCATGGGAGTATCAGGTAGATTAAATGTGACAATATGTTTAAAGTACTTAGTACAGTGGCTGGCATGTAGGAAAAGTTCAAGAGGTGTTATCATATTTATTACTGTGGTGTCAAATGTTGGGTGGCCAAATCTGTGATGGATGGAGCAGGCGTGACTTCCGTGACAGAAGAACAAAGGATTTCAACAGAGGCCAAACTCCTCCTCAGCCTTCCTTTGCCAACTGTGGTTCCTAGCCAAGAGTGGATAAAGCAAGGCTCAAGGTCAGACAAAAAGGACAATATGCATTCATCCCTCTAGGAAAAGTAAtttggagtggggtggggtagggagcaATACTTTCAAATGGgaccaaaaaaaagggggggggcggttgGTGGCTATCAAGTATTTCTGTTAAGACTACTTtacttaagggtttttttttctttcccccaactcTACCTTCCGTGaatcaaaagatataaaaagaaggcATAGGATTTAGGGCCACTAACTTTTGAGGGTGTCCACCATGTCAGTTCCTCTCCAAAGGATTCAAGTATCACAGCAATTGATGGAGAAAGCGCTCCAGTGACATTTCCAATTTTCCCTCCTGAGACATTTAAACCAGTCCTTAGGTGAGTTTAGTATGCCCTCACCTCCATCATGGAAGACCTCTTACATTTTCCCCACTCTCTGATTCAGCTCCCTTTCATACTTTGTCTTCCATTACTCAAAACTGCCACCAGTGCCCATGGGTCATCGTCCTCCACTGCTTTCCAATGGACTTCCAGTGGGAAAGCATCATAGCTGTCACTTTCTATGGTCTTCACATAGAAACTTAGTTGAGCTTACGCATTTAAAACGTAAACTGACCTGGTGCAAATTAGTACAGATTCCTGCTCAGGCCATGGCATTTAGCACAAGACAGATCTACATGTCTTCATAGCTTTAGACTCTTTCAGCAgatattcataaaattataatgttACAAGAGATTGTATCCACTGACCTCAGACATCATCTAGTTCAGCCttctccattttgcaaatgagaaaagtaaaaccCAGAGGACTTAAACACCTTGTCCAAGATCACGTGGCTAATTTAAGTAAGTACTCAGGTATCTTCAACCAGTCCAGTGATATTTACAAACTGACATTCTAATTAATTGTCCCAAATGGATCTCACACATTTTCCAAGGTCAAATTCACTATCCATGGATTGGCAAATGAATCTGCAAATGGGCAGATTCCTGGACTTGAGACAAAAGCACGTTCCTCCCAAAGAGTGTTCAGTGTCCATAATCCTGACATGTTTACATTTCTGCCTCTCACCCGCGGACCACATCCCCTTCAGCTGAATGTTCATATTGTGTCAGTGAGATGGGGAAAAACATAGTACCCAAGAACTCGATTATAAACTAGTCAAGCATGTCCTTGGGTCATGTCACTGGCTATTGGACACATAAGTAAGGGCATGCAGCAGGAACAAAGGTCTTCACTTCCTATCTGCTATTCGGGGCCAGGGTGAAAACATTGCAGAGATGCCACTTGGTGGACCTCCAGGTGGGTCTGAGACATccccaaatattttatctttggtAAGGGTCACCATTCCTTACCTTCAAAGTTGGTATACCCAGGGCTGGGTTTTCATGGTCAACTAGAGCCCCCAGAGCAATGTTTCTCAGACTTTGCTAGAAATGTGCTAGAAATGACAGAGGAGAATTAATTAAAACACCTTAAGTCGTGCCTAGCAACAAGAGCCTTCTCTGAAGCCTCCTTTTTTCACTTAACTAATATTCATAGAATAGACATATGCATAAATGTCTTATATGTTATCTTAAAATTTCATTGTGGGTAATAGATCAATgctaatttcctggttttgatggCTGTGCTGTGTTTATGTGGGCCAGGGTATTTGTAACTGGGAAATACTCACTCTCATATGAAGGGGTAATGGAGCATCATGTCTGTAACCTATTCTCAATAGTTCAGGATTGTCAATAATTGGGGGATATGGTTGGAGCGTATAGGGAAGTTCTGTGTACTCTTTCTGAAACTTacatataaatttgaaattatttcaaagcaaaaacattttaaattgaaaaaaatcggTAATTTGAATTTTTCAACATACTCCatcatacagttttattttatgtaaaaatagtactttaaattacttcctctccccccaaaataatttcaGGAAAATTGGGAAAGAATACATTTATGTTGTGTCTTTGTATACCTGGTATACATCTGCATTCAGTCAAGGGTAGGAGTACACTGGCCTTAATGGGATTTTCCTTAACTTGCTCTCAATGGGCCTTAGTCTCTGACCAGTATTTCTTTTCAAGAACTAGATGAGGAAGATAAGATAGTTATGGGGCAAGGGCAGTAGGAAGGTCCTTCAcgtgtgaaagaaagaaagaggaagaaagaaagaaagaaagaaggaaagaaagaaagaaagaggaaggaaggaaggaaggaaggaaagaaggaaggaaaaggaaggaaggaaaagagaaagaaagagaaaaagaaaacagacatagaGCATTTGGAACAGTGACTGGAACATAGAAacccctcaataaatattagctatgatCATTTTTATCACTGTTGTTTTTGTCATCCCTGGGAGGTCCAAATGCTGCACACAGGCTCGTAGtaagtcaaaggccacaaaaagtggggcgcctgggtggctcagctggttaagtgtccaactttggctcaggtcatcatctcgcagccATGATCTCGGGGCTGAGTTCGGGCCcccatcgggctttgtgctgacagctcagagcctggagcctgcttcggatgctgtgtctccctctctctctgccctcccctgctcatgcactgtctctctctgtctctcaaaaataaaaactaaaaaaaaaaaatgcattacatttaaaaaaaaaaaggggggggcgcctgggtggctcagtcggttaagcgtccgacttcagctcaggtcacgatctctcggtccgtgagttcgagcccggcgttgggctctgggctgatggctctgtgtctccctctctccctgaccctccgccattcatgcccccattctctgtctcaaaaataaaataaacgttaaaaaaaaaaaaaaaaaaaaaggagggaggcacctggggtggctcagtcagttgagcatccaacatccacttaggtcatgaactcgcggttcgtgggatggagccctgagtcgggctctgtgctgacagcttgaagcctggagcctgttttagattctgtgtctccctctctctctgcccctccccctcttaactctgtctctctctctcaaaaataaagattaaaaaaactggggcgcctgggtggcgcagtcggttaagcgtccgacttcagccaggtcacgatctcgcagtccgggagttcgagccccgcgtcgggctctgggctgatggctcagagcctggagcctgtttccgattctgtgtctccctctctctttgcccctcccccgttcatgctctgtctctctctgtcccaaaaataaataaatgttgggaaaaaaaattaaaaaaaaattaataaaaaataaataaacactaaaaaacaaaaacaaaaacaaatgatgtGGATTCCGAGAGGCAGCACAGTCACTGAGTGTCCCTCTGAGCCAGCGGAGCGCTAGAGGACGTCTTCCATTTAGTTGGGAAGACTGGATACAAATCTAAGAATCAAATAACAAAACAAGGTAGCACACAGCTAAGTACCCAAATGAGTGATACCAGAAGTATCAGTGAAGAAGGTTAGGTTCAGGAGGGATTAATTGGCCTCAGGAAAGCTCACATAGGCGATCAAGCTGAGCTCTGCGAGATGGATAATATTTGAGA
This window of the Prionailurus viverrinus isolate Anna chromosome B3, UM_Priviv_1.0, whole genome shotgun sequence genome carries:
- the LOC125167415 gene encoding ribonuclease 7-like; protein product: MAAARAGFSPLLLLLLLGLWLAEVPVSAKPSNMTAAQWFATQHVQPKPQRCDTAMNNINKYTKRCKDFNTFLHESFSSVATTCQTPTIACKNGRKNCHQSQRPVSLSTCKLTSGKYPNCKYKKKQLVASYTVACDAPQAGGSGKFKLVPVHLD